The window ACCCGAAAACCGACCCTGTATGGCAAACAGATCGCCAAAGCGTTGGGTTCCGATCTTGCGCGAGCCCAATTGACCGTCGTCAGCGGCTTTGCATTGGGAATTGATCAAATCGCCCACCAGGCGGCTCTGAGTTCGGGGGGAAGAACCCTTGCCGTTTTAGGGTGTGGAATCGATGTGAACTACCCGTTCGGGGCGGTGCCACTTAAAGAAGCCATTAGCGCCCAGGGAGCCGTAATGACCGAATTTCCAATGGGAATGCAGGCTTCTCCAGAAAACTTTCCTAAAAGAAATCGTCTAATCAGCGGTTTATCTCTGGGTGTGGTGGTCGTTGAGGCGACGGAAAAAAGCGGGTCGCTCATTACGGCCTCTATGGCTTTAGAGCAGGGAAGGAGGTCTTTGCCGTTCCAGGATCCGTTCATAGCGAGCTGAGCAGGGGAACGCATTTGCTCATTAAATCGGGCGCAAAACTCGTTGAAAATATTTCTGATATCCTGGAAGAGGTGAAGCTTCAGATCCACACCGGTTTTTTCGAACCTTTCCAGAAGCACAAAGTTATCCTGGAATCGATCTCTTATCCCGATCTTTCGGATTTGAACCCGGACGAGAAAAAAATTTATGATATACTATCCATGGAGCCTGTCCACCTGGACGACCTTGCCTTTCACGCCGATTTTCCAAGCCATCGGTGTGCCGATGTGCTGCTCCATTTGGAGTTAAAAGGTTTGGTCAGCCAGCTCGACGGGAACCATTTTATTAGAACTGATATGAATAAGGTAAACCATGGCTAAATCACTTATTATTGTTGAGTCTCCCTCAAAAGCAAAGACGATTAATAAA of the Nitrospirota bacterium genome contains:
- the dprA gene encoding DNA-protecting protein DprA, which encodes MDDERYEWIGLKNISGIGNVLFKRLLDEIGSPEAVFSSSRKELTGVDGMPEKAVDQILHFKGNEKAVTDELEKIDVHQVSFIHYFHPQYPAPLKNIYDPPPFLYMTGEIFKQDTRAIAIVGTRKPTLYGKQIAKALGSDLARAQLTVVSGFALGIDQIAHQAALSSGGRTLAVLGCGIDVNYPFGAVPLKEAISAQGAVMTEFPMGMQASPENFPKRNRLISGLSLGVVVVEATEKSGSLITASMALEQGRRSLPFQDPFIAS